A genome region from Ignisphaera sp. includes the following:
- a CDS encoding glycogen/starch synthase, protein MINAPIKISNVWLLTFEFDELASLGGLGRAVTLYARTLKKLGYNVTVFMPSHGRHLSTMHRQAFNIKSIEWFKVCRSRRGLDGNSYDYCIGAEEANVNGIKIIMFKGLDATTGRFLDNWYIYAYAEEKACLFAKGLQHWIEITNDVPDLIHANDWTSALAGTMAKILYELRGYAIPFVYSIHLLSGKSFPWHYASCEWCGIPDVCHRIWIPNKHIFTCTRILWDSVRGDVDTFTSIEADVMATNSWGYLRELLSRFGSWLEEKSFVIHNVTDWKEDEVANDSLALFGTSNRKSIREIVVREWANNLNVPKIGYLNEKCRYIITAAGRLTSAKGFDILIRSLDHTSKDACLIVFGLPVGDSGYEHYLSMLISERWGRVLLFTQAVDQKILKAVIFASNAFVVPSRYEPFGIVSIEAQALGTPVIVSEVGGLPETVIDLKWDYINGTGVVVAPEDAHAFGEAIDDITKFTEAIDSGNRSELDKLRSGWAREVIKRNANINIRLNCINWINRSFREDNLAKLLQSCYEKARQYAYFRAVTI, encoded by the coding sequence TTGATTAATGCACCTATAAAAATTAGTAATGTGTGGTTATTAACATTTGAATTCGATGAACTAGCATCATTAGGTGGCCTAGGGAGAGCTGTAACACTATATGCAAGAACGCTGAAGAAGCTTGGATATAACGTAACTGTTTTTATGCCTTCTCACGGCAGGCATCTCTCTACAATGCATAGACAAGCATTTAATATTAAATCAATTGAATGGTTTAAAGTATGCAGATCTAGGAGAGGTCTTGACGGAAATAGTTATGACTATTGTATTGGTGCTGAGGAAGCCAATGTAAATGGTATTAAAATTATTATGTTCAAAGGCCTTGATGCAACAACTGGTAGGTTCCTCGATAATTGGTATATATATGCTTATGCTGAGGAAAAAGCATGTTTATTTGCAAAAGGATTGCAACATTGGATAGAGATCACAAATGATGTGCCTGACCTCATACATGCTAATGACTGGACCTCTGCCTTGGCAGGGACAATGGCTAAAATATTGTATGAGTTGAGAGGTTATGCAATCCCTTTTGTATATTCAATACATTTATTGTCTGGAAAATCGTTTCCATGGCACTATGCATCCTGTGAATGGTGTGGCATCCCAGATGTATGTCACAGAATTTGGATTCCAAATAAACATATCTTCACTTGCACAAGAATATTATGGGATAGTGTAAGAGGTGATGTTGATACTTTTACCTCTATTGAGGCAGACGTTATGGCCACTAACAGTTGGGGTTATTTAAGAGAACTATTATCAAGATTTGGAAGTTGGTTAGAGGAAAAGTCATTTGTCATTCACAATGTTACTGATTGGAAAGAAGATGAAGTTGCTAATGATAGTCTAGCCCTTTTTGGAACAAGTAATAGGAAAAGTATTAGAGAAATTGTTGTTAGGGAATGGGCAAATAATCTAAATGTGCCCAAAATAGGGTATTTGAATGAAAAATGTAGATACATAATCACTGCAGCAGGCAGGCTAACATCTGCAAAGGGTTTTGACATACTTATAAGGTCACTAGACCATACATCAAAAGATGCGTGCTTAATTGTGTTTGGGCTACCTGTTGGAGATTCTGGCTACGAACATTACCTATCTATGCTTATTAGTGAGCGGTGGGGAAGAGTCCTACTCTTTACACAAGCTGTTGATCAAAAAATATTGAAAGCTGTTATATTTGCCTCAAATGCATTTGTTGTTCCATCTAGATATGAGCCCTTTGGTATAGTATCTATAGAAGCACAGGCTCTTGGCACACCAGTAATTGTCTCAGAAGTTGGAGGTCTCCCCGAGACTGTCATAGACTTGAAATGGGACTATATAAATGGTACAGGTGTTGTTGTCGCGCCAGAGGATGCTCATGCCTTTGGAGAAGCTATAGATGATATAACCAAATTTACTGAAGCAATAGATTCAGGTAATAGAAGCGAACTTGATAAATTGAGGAGTGGCTGGGCTCGCGAGGTAATTAAAAGAAATGCCAACATTAATATTAGATTGAATTGCATTAATTGGATCAATAGAAGTTTTAGAGAAGACAACTTAGCCAAACTCCTGCAATCATGCTATGAAAAAGCAAGACAATATGCATATTTCAGAGCTGTAACTATATAA
- a CDS encoding RsmD family RNA methyltransferase: MLFYNYKYIDGIVLTKWDLDNILKNIENGIKEFRIALDLGTTIRIVKVAIGSILISGTEISFDELASMEYGFVYKYLGGKLYRIDLYDSGNYYKLKPLSNRDPPTLEINGIQMHRTVDVNPWKDTIMKVSSLGSLRGKRVLDICTGLGYSSIVEVSKGAKEVISIEKDPNVLHIASLNPWSKGLEDNRIRIVLEDATIAIKSFSDEEFDAIFHDPPRYSISGELYSLDFYKELYRVLKKGGMLFHYTGEPGKHSNISIIKGIKRRLEQAGFEYVVWVDKVKGFKAIKLL, from the coding sequence ATGTTATTCTACAACTATAAATATATTGATGGTATAGTTTTAACGAAGTGGGATTTGGATAACATACTTAAAAACATTGAAAACGGTATTAAAGAATTCAGGATTGCTCTAGATCTTGGCACAACAATAAGAATTGTGAAAGTTGCAATCGGCTCTATTTTAATCAGTGGAACAGAAATTTCTTTTGATGAGCTTGCATCTATGGAATACGGTTTTGTGTACAAGTATCTGGGTGGAAAGCTTTATAGAATTGATTTATATGATAGTGGAAATTACTATAAACTTAAACCATTATCGAATAGAGATCCTCCAACACTAGAGATAAACGGTATTCAAATGCATAGAACCGTAGATGTTAATCCATGGAAAGACACAATTATGAAAGTATCTTCATTGGGTTCTTTGAGAGGTAAAAGAGTTCTAGATATATGTACAGGCCTTGGATACTCTAGTATTGTTGAGGTTTCAAAAGGGGCTAAAGAGGTTATCAGTATAGAGAAGGATCCAAATGTTTTGCATATAGCATCATTGAATCCTTGGTCCAAAGGTCTTGAAGACAATAGAATTAGAATAGTATTAGAAGATGCCACTATAGCTATAAAGAGTTTTTCAGATGAAGAATTTGATGCCATATTTCACGATCCTCCAAGATATAGCATTTCTGGAGAGCTTTATAGTCTAGACTTTTACAAGGAATTGTATAGAGTTTTGAAGAAAGGGGGTATGCTATTTCACTATACCGGTGAACCAGGAAAGCATTCGAATATAAGTATTATCAAAGGTATTAAGAGGAGGTTGGAACAAGCTGGATTTGAATATGTTGTTTGGGTAGATAAGGTGAAGGGTTTTAAAGCAATAAAATTACTGTAG
- a CDS encoding branched-chain amino acid transaminase, whose amino-acid sequence MSVEVKWPRYVWINGKIVEWDNAKIHVFSHGLHYGTGVFEGIRGYYDVGYIKIFRLEDHMRRLFKSAKIIHMQIPYKLDDLIKAVIDVVKMNGFTSDIYIRPIVFRGLGSFGLRAQNPVDAAIIAVEFGKYLKKTGVRCTISSWRKPTADSFPIYAKVTGMYLLYHLASLEAAMNGYDEAILLDSDGFVAEGSGENIFIVKDKTLITPPTYDAILEGITRDTVIKLAREELGLAVVERRIRREELYTADEAFFTGTAAEITPIIEIDGRTIGDGQIGLITEKIIRLYNDVVLGKIEKYRKWVTEIKML is encoded by the coding sequence ATGAGTGTTGAGGTGAAATGGCCTAGATATGTGTGGATCAATGGAAAAATAGTTGAATGGGATAATGCGAAAATTCATGTATTTTCCCACGGACTTCACTATGGCACAGGAGTATTCGAGGGGATAAGAGGATATTATGATGTTGGTTACATAAAGATTTTTAGATTAGAAGATCATATGAGAAGGCTATTTAAGTCCGCTAAAATCATCCACATGCAGATACCATATAAGTTAGATGATTTGATTAAGGCTGTAATAGATGTTGTGAAAATGAATGGATTTACTAGTGATATATACATAAGGCCAATAGTATTTAGAGGTCTCGGAAGTTTTGGTCTAAGGGCTCAAAATCCTGTGGATGCTGCTATAATAGCAGTTGAATTTGGCAAATATTTAAAGAAGACGGGGGTTAGATGTACAATCTCCAGCTGGAGAAAACCAACTGCAGATTCATTCCCGATATACGCAAAGGTGACTGGAATGTATTTGCTTTATCATCTAGCGTCACTTGAGGCAGCTATGAATGGATACGATGAGGCAATTTTGTTGGATTCAGATGGTTTTGTTGCGGAAGGGTCTGGAGAAAATATATTCATAGTAAAGGATAAAACACTGATAACACCGCCAACATATGATGCAATTTTAGAAGGGATAACAAGGGATACAGTAATCAAACTAGCTAGAGAGGAGCTTGGTCTAGCAGTCGTCGAGAGGAGAATTAGAAGAGAAGAACTCTATACAGCTGACGAAGCTTTCTTTACCGGTACAGCTGCAGAGATAACACCTATAATTGAAATCGATGGCAGGACCATCGGAGATGGACAGATAGGGCTCATAACTGAAAAAATTATTAGACTCTATAATGATGTTGTGCTTGGAAAAATAGAGAAGTATAGAAAGTGGGTTACAGAAATAAAGATGTTATGA
- a CDS encoding MFS transporter, whose amino-acid sequence MSKDKNKKWLYVFILLGLVSLTADMVYEGGRSVGGSYIEALGGTAIASAIASSGDLIGYGLRFVSGFLASLFASSTVFWGFTIFGYVITATAIPLLSYTSSWELATLLYLLERVGKGLRSPTRDVILAEVTENIGKGKGFGIHELMDQIGAVAGPVVVSVALAVYGYKTAFMLLLVPGIASILFLLVAYLLYPSVKSVEVSVPKISFSGMGKRFWLYIASMTMLSLGYIHWMVVSYYLRYWGVLTDPEIALAYTLAMLTDAIVAVPIGITYDKLKFKSLYIAPLAALGSTLTLLINSFNPIRTVAYVSSALWGVTMGCFETIMRASIADILPPERRAMGYGTFGLIYGVSWTLGAFIFAYLLQISAVVTAVYTVIMQAASIVLITLII is encoded by the coding sequence ATGAGCAAAGACAAGAATAAGAAATGGCTTTATGTATTTATTTTGCTGGGACTTGTTTCATTAACTGCAGATATGGTATATGAAGGTGGCAGATCTGTTGGCGGATCTTATATAGAAGCTCTTGGTGGTACCGCAATAGCTTCTGCCATTGCTAGCTCAGGCGATTTAATTGGATATGGACTTCGATTTGTAAGCGGTTTTCTAGCTTCGCTTTTTGCTTCTTCAACCGTTTTTTGGGGCTTCACCATATTTGGGTACGTAATAACTGCTACAGCAATTCCCCTTCTATCTTATACAAGTTCATGGGAATTAGCAACATTGCTGTATCTTCTAGAGAGAGTGGGGAAGGGGCTAAGATCACCTACAAGAGATGTTATATTAGCTGAGGTCACAGAAAATATTGGTAAGGGCAAGGGGTTTGGCATCCATGAGCTAATGGATCAGATAGGAGCTGTTGCAGGACCAGTAGTAGTATCAGTTGCATTAGCTGTTTATGGATATAAAACAGCGTTCATGTTGCTTTTAGTACCTGGAATAGCATCAATACTATTTTTATTGGTTGCATATCTTCTTTATCCATCAGTGAAATCAGTAGAGGTCTCTGTACCTAAGATAAGCTTTAGTGGCATGGGAAAGAGATTCTGGCTATACATAGCCTCCATGACAATGCTTTCACTAGGCTACATTCATTGGATGGTCGTATCATATTATTTGAGGTACTGGGGTGTACTTACAGACCCTGAAATAGCTCTGGCATATACATTAGCAATGTTGACTGATGCAATTGTTGCCGTACCCATAGGCATTACCTATGACAAACTGAAGTTCAAAAGTCTCTATATAGCTCCTCTAGCAGCATTGGGATCAACACTAACCTTATTGATAAACTCGTTCAACCCTATAAGAACTGTGGCATATGTGTCATCAGCTCTTTGGGGTGTGACGATGGGATGCTTTGAAACAATTATGAGGGCCTCTATAGCAGATATTCTACCTCCAGAAAGAAGAGCCATGGGCTACGGAACCTTTGGACTCATATATGGCGTTTCATGGACTCTTGGTGCATTCATTTTCGCTTATTTGTTGCAGATATCAGCAGTGGTCACAGCAGTTTATACGGTAATAATGCAGGCCGCCTCAATAGTGCTAATAACACTTATTATATAA
- a CDS encoding RNA methyltransferase — protein MNDLMKPLRTPPLMTFSIPSSLISDAFDDREKARKIGYIGRAAAIFRIEEIMIYVDDSKDKAEYINALLQYLETPPYLRKKLIRINPKLKFAGILPPLKSAHHVPESFGSNIREGVVISSNGIKSVIDVGLKKHVIVYTHLPIGKRVTVALKKEFNNNYIGALVDKDNIELYWGFATKLFEDIRDLLQFLKSHGYLIICASKKGKMIYNIENILSEELKMYSKLNVVFGGPKLDVDEIAQKSGINIDDYCNHIVNFVPRQGVESIRTEEAILIVLAILNYLKEKPKT, from the coding sequence ATGAATGATTTGATGAAGCCTTTGAGGACACCTCCTTTAATGACATTTTCAATTCCATCATCATTAATAAGTGATGCATTTGATGATAGAGAGAAGGCTAGGAAAATAGGTTACATTGGGAGAGCAGCTGCAATATTTAGAATTGAAGAGATTATGATATATGTAGACGATTCTAAAGACAAAGCTGAATACATAAACGCTTTATTACAATATCTAGAAACCCCACCCTACTTGAGAAAGAAACTAATTAGAATTAATCCTAAGTTGAAATTTGCAGGCATTTTACCACCCCTCAAAAGCGCTCATCACGTACCAGAGTCATTTGGATCAAATATTAGGGAAGGTGTTGTCATATCATCTAATGGCATAAAAAGCGTTATTGATGTTGGATTAAAGAAACATGTTATTGTATATACGCATTTGCCGATAGGAAAGCGTGTAACTGTTGCACTGAAGAAGGAGTTTAACAATAATTATATTGGTGCTCTTGTAGATAAGGATAACATTGAACTTTACTGGGGATTTGCAACAAAGCTTTTTGAAGATATAAGAGATCTTTTGCAATTTCTCAAAAGCCATGGATATCTAATAATATGTGCATCGAAAAAAGGGAAGATGATATATAATATTGAAAACATTCTTAGCGAAGAACTGAAAATGTATAGCAAACTCAATGTAGTATTTGGGGGGCCGAAACTGGACGTAGATGAAATAGCGCAAAAAAGTGGTATAAACATAGACGATTATTGCAACCATATAGTCAATTTTGTTCCACGCCAAGGTGTTGAAAGCATAAGAACAGAAGAAGCTATACTAATAGTGCTTGCCATACTCAACTACTTAAAAGAAAAACCTAAAACATAA